In Myxocyprinus asiaticus isolate MX2 ecotype Aquarium Trade chromosome 16, UBuf_Myxa_2, whole genome shotgun sequence, a single window of DNA contains:
- the LOC127454523 gene encoding DENN domain-containing protein 3-like isoform X2: MDSAELCIWESTDPTKPPKRVTLPDSSGVPCMIRVKDQIWISCISGGSGLSKVLGKIFVLDSEAFVVEKELEAHGDCSYAFLSIGSIRAQWLCKP; this comes from the exons ATGGACTCAGCAGAGCTGTGCATTTGGGAATCTACTGACCCAACCAAACCACCCAAACGGGTCACACTCCCGGACAGCAGCGGGGTCCCCTGTATGATCAGGGTGAAGGATCAG ATCTGGATTAGCTGTATTAGTGGTGGGTCAGGCCTCAGTAAGGTTTTGGGGAAGATCTTTGTTTTGGACTCCGAAGCCTTTGTGGTGGAGAAGGAACTTGAGGCCCATGGAGACTGTTCATACGCTTTTCTCAGCATAGGATCGATACGTGCTCAGTGGCTTTGCAAGCCTTGA